Proteins from a single region of Bernardetia sp.:
- a CDS encoding alpha/beta hydrolase family protein — translation MQNSAVFDVFINDKPLTHMKKIEIKLPNTLAPAKSILIDYHVPEQRTSYKTPVIVFLHGFKGFKDWGAFDQLAQIWTQKGFLVFKVSFSHNGTTAENPVDFEDLEAFGQNTITKELSDTATVINFIYNKNSDLPKRNIEDIRLVGHSRGGSTAIIYASKDQRIKKVITLSAVSDLEKRYFNEQNKKQWHSKGVVIIKNGRTNQDMPLFESFYEDFKKQPQNYSVKDATEKLARVKMPQLIIHGADDQSVTQQDAEEIYEWTNTGTNPNQNAKLVLIEKADHTYNTKHPNLISNIEELPTPFLEMANLVTKFE, via the coding sequence ATTCAAAATTCAGCCGTTTTTGATGTTTTCATCAACGACAAACCTCTCACACACATGAAAAAAATTGAAATAAAATTACCTAATACTTTAGCTCCTGCAAAATCTATTCTTATAGACTATCACGTTCCAGAACAGAGGACAAGTTACAAAACCCCAGTTATTGTTTTTTTACACGGCTTTAAAGGCTTTAAAGATTGGGGAGCTTTCGACCAGCTTGCACAAATATGGACACAAAAAGGTTTTTTGGTTTTTAAAGTCAGTTTTTCACACAATGGAACAACTGCTGAAAACCCTGTAGATTTTGAAGATTTGGAAGCCTTCGGACAAAATACCATAACAAAAGAACTTTCTGATACAGCTACAGTAATAAATTTTATTTACAACAAAAATTCAGACCTGCCAAAACGCAATATAGAAGATATTCGTCTGGTTGGGCATAGCAGAGGAGGAAGCACAGCTATTATTTATGCGTCGAAAGACCAGAGAATTAAAAAAGTAATTACACTTTCAGCCGTTAGCGATTTAGAAAAACGTTATTTCAATGAGCAAAACAAAAAGCAATGGCATTCAAAAGGTGTTGTAATTATCAAAAACGGACGAACCAATCAAGATATGCCTTTATTTGAATCTTTTTACGAAGATTTTAAAAAGCAACCTCAAAACTACTCTGTAAAAGATGCCACAGAAAAATTAGCAAGAGTAAAAATGCCTCAACTGATTATCCACGGAGCAGACGACCAATCTGTTACACAACAAGATGCAGAAGAGATTTATGAATGGACTAATACAGGTACAAATCCGAACCAAAATGCAAAGCTAGTTTTGATTGAAAAAGCAGACCACACCTATAATACAAAACATCCTAATTTGATAAGCAATATTGAAGAACTACCAACTCCATTCTTAGAAATGGCTAATTTGGTAACCAAATTTGAGTAA
- a CDS encoding nucleoside deaminase: MSTFLTNFSHDFFMYEALKEAQKSFEVGEIPVGAIIVHENTIIARAHNMTEKLQDVTAHAELIAITSASNTLNFKYLTGCKLYVTLEPCVMCAGALAWSQISEIYYGANDLQRGFSVLTDSKLFPKKIKIENEILTQECEELLKKFFKKLRH; encoded by the coding sequence ATGAGTACTTTTTTAACAAACTTCTCTCACGATTTTTTTATGTATGAAGCCTTGAAAGAGGCTCAAAAGAGTTTTGAAGTAGGTGAAATTCCTGTGGGAGCTATCATCGTTCACGAGAATACAATAATAGCTAGAGCGCATAATATGACAGAAAAACTACAAGATGTAACTGCTCACGCAGAACTTATTGCCATTACTTCGGCTTCCAATACCTTAAATTTTAAGTATTTGACAGGTTGTAAGTTGTATGTAACCCTTGAACCCTGTGTAATGTGTGCAGGTGCGCTGGCGTGGTCTCAAATTTCGGAAATCTATTATGGGGCAAATGATTTGCAACGTGGTTTTTCTGTGCTAACAGATTCAAAATTATTTCCAAAAAAGATAAAAATAGAAAATGAAATCTTGACGCAAGAATGTGAAGAGTTATTAAAAAAATTCTTTAAAAAACTTCGTCATTAG
- a CDS encoding RNA polymerase sigma factor: MQTKSNLKSKKITNKVKKQIDAFPLEDLLQADDSQLISLYKAGNDNAFAVLLNRHKNRIFTILITIVKDTYIAEDLMQEAFIKVVDTIRLGKYNEEGKFLPWLSRIAHNLGIDYFRKQKRYPTITVEDGSTVFNTIEFTQKSSEEAHIEQEICENLKKHVRQLPDAQREVLIMRQYFNMSFQEIADATHVSINTALGRMRYALINLRKLMEASEEMNKNLNKLTH; the protein is encoded by the coding sequence ATGCAAACTAAGAGTAATTTAAAATCAAAGAAAATAACGAATAAGGTCAAGAAGCAAATAGATGCTTTTCCTTTAGAAGATTTACTACAAGCAGACGATAGCCAACTCATCAGTTTATACAAAGCTGGTAACGACAATGCTTTTGCTGTTTTGCTCAATCGCCATAAAAATAGAATTTTTACTATTCTTATTACGATTGTAAAAGATACTTATATCGCAGAAGATTTGATGCAAGAGGCATTTATAAAAGTAGTAGATACTATTCGTTTGGGCAAATACAATGAAGAGGGTAAATTTTTGCCTTGGTTGTCTCGTATTGCTCACAACTTGGGAATAGATTACTTTAGAAAGCAAAAACGCTACCCTACCATTACCGTAGAAGACGGTAGTACGGTTTTTAATACTATAGAATTTACTCAAAAATCTTCGGAAGAAGCTCATATAGAGCAAGAGATTTGTGAGAATTTGAAAAAACATGTTCGTCAGCTTCCTGATGCTCAAAGAGAAGTCTTGATTATGCGTCAGTACTTTAATATGAGTTTTCAAGAAATTGCAGATGCAACACATGTTAGTATAAATACTGCTTTGGGAAGAATGCGTTATGCTCTTATCAATCTTAGAAAACTTATGGAGGCAAGTGAAGAGATGAATAAAAATCTAAATAAACTTACTCATTAA
- a CDS encoding tail fiber domain-containing protein translates to MALLIAVFTCLFVATLQAQTPSQQITYQGKLVENGIPFSGSVTMVFELINPTTNAIEWTETQTVNVEDGLYSVVLGTDAPFAPNFFVNNPTLGLRVSVNGNTLTPLTVLRAVPYAHAARSVANNSITSIKIDNGTIQTIDIASGGQNKILGTNANGDVVWIDRSAASVPTGTAGGDLTGTFPNPTIANDVIDSTNIVNGSINGNDIADGTINRLDLEDNAVTEPKIADNAITSNKIINGSIKAEDMEAGGVNEVLSTNASNIVEWQPISSLETDPKVGTLSDGSVPRWDNTNQELINGSITDDGSDVEVNPSADFSVNAGGEVSLSSSGNVSINSTTTTISQNLSIGDSLILNSHSVNNIATSIGSPTSNLNLVTEAAVENYVATQLSGAALSSGNGITISPSPSNQINLGGALTGPTTIDLNNQNFVFSTASGSPSNLSIINAPFSVTDGANASFFTSTNSGTYTTNSYLTNLVGSKFDIRNQATNTSIFQIIKTTSERIDSDLVLGQTTENTGGTINIVAQTTTSGSDFYKGASLNLQGGETSNTKGGDLYLKGGGFAASTGTIGTVFLQDNGGNVEIGDDVNLDSKLLLNGWLNLPDISTIPIGSNNLYAQTGNLFWNGSQIVTSSTLTDGNGTTAAGNHINLGGTFGSDIDLIGNGTSLFNLDLGTATDFNGSSITLKAADAGETFSGPSLQGGNVNITAGNEISGNGNGIGGNVNITAGTGDSGDGGIFLSGDTDISGTTTLGSDLSVQGNTTIGSFTNNRPIFLNGRLNLSNISAPTGTNNLYANGGDLFWDGQNISAGATNPWLFQGSNIYYDLGNVGIGNFTSALPNADLHIRSLGTEAEMRIATLVGAANLNDASKIVLRTARRSVTDNEQDIADNQLLGKIIFEGYNGSFQEGAKIETRLLNFANSKNELSFHVDGNKKMNIADNAMQITLVPQAEFIIEDDEATPNELLFLGRDAVGVNEFEVQLASVDIGSSSFGGSIELKAQDITDGVNIYEGAKLDLQGADADGSLRGGDVFLDAGAGDGNQGTVFLQFFNEGNVEIGRGESELQVNGLINMPNFGGVTPISGNFLYADGGNLFWGNQDLSGGASLWQELGGDVIRQSKVGIGDFSTVADADLHIKREGTGLPANIKLSSANGSAGSPAGLAITDKIGEVVFNGYNGSTFQDVGRIEMVTTAISPSLEAEMSFYTNGVENMRIRSNGLVNMGTTTGTAKLNVQNNGDVLSLVGTNTASTINTLEASSVGQSRAAFFSRTGTGNISPQPIVLINEGNNDSSAPTLRINGGNTSTAALSVNSRSTIGTQRILTLQNSGVDRFFVENNGDVDIAGDLNVAGTTTNSPFSSDMRYKTQISTLNNSLQNILSLRGTQYFWKNKEKRGNRLQFGVIAQEVEEVFPNLVRTDSEGFKSVHYIDLIPVLIEATKEQQTIIENQKEEIQTQKSEIEMLKKQLSELKTLVASLEENQNANSTLAKKVEQLEKQLTALVDSLSKKTETNVQTASLKEDE, encoded by the coding sequence ATGGCATTGCTGATAGCAGTGTTTACTTGTTTGTTTGTTGCTACACTGCAAGCCCAAACACCATCACAACAAATTACCTATCAAGGAAAACTGGTAGAAAATGGAATTCCTTTTTCAGGTTCTGTAACGATGGTATTCGAACTTATCAATCCCACGACTAACGCTATTGAATGGACTGAAACACAGACGGTAAATGTGGAAGACGGACTCTATTCTGTTGTTTTAGGTACTGATGCTCCTTTTGCTCCCAATTTTTTTGTAAACAATCCTACTTTGGGCTTACGGGTAAGCGTAAATGGAAATACACTAACCCCTCTTACTGTTTTGCGTGCTGTTCCGTATGCACATGCAGCACGTTCAGTAGCCAATAATTCCATAACCTCTATAAAAATAGATAATGGAACTATTCAAACCATAGATATAGCGAGTGGAGGACAAAATAAAATTTTGGGGACGAATGCCAATGGAGACGTAGTTTGGATTGATAGAAGTGCAGCCTCTGTACCAACTGGAACAGCAGGAGGAGATTTGACAGGGACTTTTCCCAATCCTACTATTGCAAATGATGTCATCGATTCTACTAATATAGTTAATGGTTCTATTAATGGGAATGACATAGCTGATGGAACTATTAATAGGCTAGATTTAGAAGATAATGCCGTTACAGAACCAAAAATTGCAGATAATGCTATAACAAGTAATAAAATAATTAATGGAAGTATCAAAGCAGAAGATATGGAAGCAGGAGGAGTAAATGAAGTACTATCAACCAATGCTAGTAACATAGTAGAATGGCAGCCTATTTCTTCTTTGGAAACTGACCCCAAAGTAGGGACTTTATCAGATGGTTCTGTTCCTCGTTGGGACAACACAAATCAAGAGTTAATAAATGGTTCTATTACAGATGATGGAAGTGATGTTGAGGTGAATCCAAGTGCTGATTTTTCTGTAAATGCAGGGGGAGAGGTTTCACTAAGTTCTAGTGGAAATGTAAGTATAAATTCTACTACTACTACTATTAGCCAAAATTTGAGTATAGGTGATAGCTTGATATTAAACTCTCATAGTGTAAATAATATTGCAACTTCTATAGGTAGTCCGACAAGTAATCTAAACTTAGTAACAGAAGCAGCTGTAGAAAATTATGTTGCTACTCAGCTTAGTGGTGCTGCTTTGAGTTCTGGAAATGGAATCACCATTAGTCCAAGTCCAAGCAATCAAATAAATTTAGGAGGAGCTTTAACTGGACCCACTACGATTGATTTGAATAATCAGAACTTTGTTTTCTCAACTGCTAGTGGTTCTCCATCTAATTTGTCTATCATAAACGCTCCCTTTAGCGTTACAGATGGAGCAAATGCTTCATTTTTTACTAGTACCAATAGTGGAACATATACAACAAATTCATATCTAACAAATCTAGTGGGTAGCAAATTTGATATTAGAAATCAAGCGACAAATACAAGTATATTTCAAATTATTAAAACAACTTCAGAAAGAATTGATTCAGATTTAGTTTTAGGACAAACTACAGAAAACACAGGTGGAACTATAAATATTGTAGCGCAAACCACAACAAGTGGGAGTGATTTTTATAAAGGAGCTAGTCTAAATCTACAAGGAGGTGAAACCTCTAATACCAAAGGGGGAGATCTATATTTAAAAGGAGGAGGTTTTGCTGCCAGTACAGGAACTATCGGAACAGTTTTTCTACAAGACAATGGAGGAAATGTAGAAATTGGAGATGATGTCAATCTAGATTCTAAGTTGCTTTTAAATGGGTGGTTAAATTTGCCAGATATTTCTACCATACCTATTGGTTCAAATAATTTATATGCACAAACTGGAAATTTATTTTGGAATGGAAGTCAAATCGTTACAAGCAGTACACTAACTGATGGTAATGGAACTACTGCTGCAGGTAATCACATAAACTTAGGAGGAACATTTGGAAGTGATATAGACCTTATTGGCAATGGAACAAGTTTATTTAATTTAGATTTAGGAACTGCTACTGATTTTAATGGAAGTTCTATCACACTCAAAGCTGCTGATGCTGGAGAAACCTTTTCTGGACCTTCTCTTCAAGGTGGAAATGTAAATATAACAGCAGGTAATGAAATTAGTGGTAATGGTAATGGAATAGGAGGAAATGTGAACATAACTGCTGGAACAGGGGATTCAGGAGACGGAGGAATATTTCTTTCTGGTGATACTGATATATCAGGAACTACAACCCTAGGTAGCGATTTGAGTGTTCAAGGTAACACAACAATAGGCAGTTTTACTAATAATAGACCAATATTTCTTAATGGACGCTTGAACTTATCTAATATATCTGCACCTACTGGAACTAATAATTTATATGCGAATGGTGGAGATTTATTTTGGGATGGACAAAACATTTCTGCTGGAGCTACAAATCCTTGGCTTTTTCAAGGAAGTAATATTTATTATGATTTAGGAAATGTAGGTATTGGAAACTTCACTTCTGCACTACCAAATGCTGATTTACACATACGAAGTTTAGGAACAGAAGCTGAAATGAGAATAGCAACTTTAGTAGGAGCAGCTAATTTAAATGATGCTTCCAAAATTGTACTCAGAACAGCTAGAAGAAGCGTTACAGACAATGAGCAGGATATAGCAGATAATCAATTACTTGGTAAAATTATTTTTGAAGGCTACAATGGAAGTTTTCAAGAAGGAGCTAAAATAGAAACTCGTCTTTTAAATTTCGCTAATTCTAAAAATGAACTTAGCTTTCACGTAGATGGAAATAAAAAAATGAATATTGCAGATAATGCAATGCAAATAACGCTTGTTCCACAGGCTGAATTTATTATTGAAGATGATGAGGCTACACCTAATGAATTGTTGTTTTTAGGAAGGGATGCAGTTGGAGTGAATGAATTTGAGGTTCAATTAGCTAGTGTAGATATAGGTTCTTCGTCTTTCGGTGGAAGCATAGAATTAAAAGCTCAAGATATAACAGATGGAGTTAATATCTATGAAGGAGCGAAATTAGACTTACAGGGAGCAGATGCAGATGGATCTCTTAGAGGAGGAGATGTGTTTTTAGATGCAGGAGCAGGAGATGGAAATCAAGGAACAGTATTTCTACAGTTTTTTAATGAGGGAAATGTAGAAATAGGAAGAGGAGAGTCTGAACTTCAAGTAAACGGCTTAATTAATATGCCAAATTTTGGAGGTGTTACACCTATATCTGGTAATTTCTTATATGCAGATGGAGGAAACCTGTTCTGGGGAAATCAAGACCTCTCTGGTGGAGCTTCTTTGTGGCAAGAATTAGGTGGAGATGTAATAAGACAAAGTAAAGTAGGAATAGGAGACTTTTCGACAGTAGCTGATGCCGACTTACATATTAAGAGAGAAGGAACAGGATTGCCTGCAAATATTAAACTTTCTAGTGCTAATGGTTCTGCTGGTTCTCCTGCTGGACTTGCAATAACTGATAAGATAGGAGAAGTAGTTTTTAATGGATATAATGGCTCTACTTTTCAAGATGTAGGAAGAATAGAAATGGTTACTACTGCTATTTCTCCTTCTTTGGAGGCTGAGATGAGCTTTTATACAAATGGAGTAGAAAATATGAGGATAAGAAGTAATGGCTTGGTAAACATGGGAACAACAACAGGAACAGCAAAGCTGAATGTGCAAAATAATGGAGATGTATTATCTCTAGTAGGAACTAATACTGCAAGTACAATCAACACACTGGAAGCATCATCAGTAGGACAGTCTAGGGCTGCTTTTTTTAGTAGAACAGGTACAGGAAACATATCACCACAACCTATAGTCCTCATAAACGAAGGTAACAATGATAGTTCAGCACCTACCCTGCGTATCAATGGTGGCAACACAAGTACAGCAGCTCTTTCTGTAAACTCTAGAAGTACAATAGGAACACAAAGAATATTGACACTTCAAAATAGTGGTGTAGATAGGTTTTTTGTCGAAAATAATGGAGATGTAGATATCGCAGGAGACTTAAATGTTGCAGGAACAACAACAAATAGTCCTTTCTCTAGTGATATGCGCTATAAAACACAAATAAGTACACTTAATAATTCTCTTCAAAATATCTTATCTTTACGTGGAACTCAGTATTTTTGGAAGAACAAGGAAAAAAGAGGTAACAGATTACAATTTGGTGTAATTGCACAAGAAGTAGAAGAGGTTTTTCCTAATTTGGTACGTACAGATTCAGAAGGATTTAAGTCTGTTCACTATATAGATTTAATTCCTGTCTTGATAGAAGCGACTAAAGAGCAGCAAACTATCATAGAGAACCAAAAAGAGGAAATCCAAACACAAAAGTCTGAAATAGAAATGCTCAAAAAGCAGCTTTCAGAGCTTAAAACATTAGTTGCTTCTCTTGAAGAAAACCAAAATGCTAATTCTACTCTAGCTAAGAAAGTAGAGCAACTAGAAAAGCAACTCACAGCGTTGGTAGATTCTCTTAGTAAAAAGACAGAAACGAATGTACAGACAGCTTCTTTGAAAGAGGATGAATAA
- a CDS encoding geranylgeranylglycerol-phosphate geranylgeranyltransferase, whose product MEFFFSSSLIAAFRPLNLFLIVLTQTLSSVFLLNHSLCISKLFNQNQYINFYLIVLATVLSAAGGYILNDCFDRKIDAINTPERSQFTEKNLSLLYFFSFILFGVSIFIGFVINLKIGFSVLLSILILIFYAKYSKKVGILKPILVSFLTAFSIFIVSILESSIPVSIYFFSLWAFFLSMLREIVKDLEDWKGDVFQNSFTSAIQLGKQKSHWFLYILSTLLIFSILLSIFFVPNTVSNTTHKIIMISLILFFMIKLNNAHSVSYKKLSLFCKIMMLVGILGMVVY is encoded by the coding sequence ATGGAATTTTTTTTTAGCTCTTCTCTGATTGCTGCATTTCGCCCTCTCAATTTATTTCTCATTGTTCTTACGCAAACACTAAGTAGTGTTTTTTTATTAAACCATTCACTTTGTATTTCAAAATTATTTAATCAAAATCAGTACATAAATTTTTATCTGATTGTTTTGGCTACTGTTTTGAGCGCAGCAGGAGGCTATATTTTAAACGATTGTTTTGATAGAAAAATAGATGCCATTAATACTCCTGAGCGTAGTCAGTTTACAGAAAAAAATCTTTCTTTACTCTATTTTTTTAGCTTTATTTTATTTGGAGTCTCTATTTTTATAGGATTTGTTATTAATTTAAAAATTGGTTTTTCAGTTTTACTAAGTATCTTGATACTCATTTTTTATGCTAAATACAGTAAGAAAGTAGGAATTTTAAAACCAATTTTAGTTTCCTTTCTGACAGCTTTTTCGATTTTTATTGTTAGTATTTTAGAATCTTCTATTCCTGTTTCTATTTACTTTTTTAGCCTGTGGGCATTTTTTCTATCTATGCTTAGGGAAATTGTCAAAGATTTGGAAGACTGGAAGGGAGACGTTTTTCAAAACAGCTTTACTTCTGCCATTCAGTTGGGAAAACAGAAAAGCCATTGGTTTCTCTATATTCTTTCTACTTTGCTGATTTTCTCAATACTTCTTTCCATATTTTTTGTTCCCAATACAGTTTCAAATACGACACATAAAATTATAATGATAAGTCTGATACTATTTTTTATGATTAAGCTGAATAATGCACATTCTGTTTCTTATAAAAAACTAAGTTTGTTTTGTAAAATTATGATGCTTGTAGGAATTTTGGGAATGGTCGTATATTAA
- a CDS encoding NifU family protein, whose product MSLTERVEKALDTVRPYLKADGGDVKVVEITEDGIVKVEMIGACGSCSISPITLKTGIEQAILNEVEEIKSVEAINLTGREQKNVAV is encoded by the coding sequence ATGAGTTTAACAGAAAGAGTAGAAAAAGCGTTGGACACAGTACGTCCTTATTTGAAAGCAGATGGAGGAGATGTAAAAGTAGTAGAAATTACAGAGGATGGAATAGTAAAAGTAGAAATGATTGGAGCATGTGGTTCTTGTTCTATTTCTCCTATTACCCTCAAAACAGGCATAGAACAAGCGATTTTAAACGAAGTAGAAGAAATAAAAAGTGTTGAGGCTATCAACCTAACAGGTAGAGAACAAAAAAATGTAGCTGTTTAG
- a CDS encoding Mrp/NBP35 family ATP-binding protein, translating to MQVTKEGVLEALSTVDDPDLKKDLVTLGMIKNISIEQEPSRTTVHFTVVLTTPACPLKELIRNNCEKAIHEKYDETVRCQIEMTSNVTSIRTGKILPEVKNIIAVASGKGGVGKSTVASNLAVALAQTGAKVGLIDADIFGPSIPTMFDCETARPGVRQEGERYIILPFEKHGVKLLSIGFLAPPDDAIVWRGPMASSAFRQFLADTDWGELDYLFIDLPPGTSDIHLTLVQTVPVTGAVIVTTPQRVALADAQKGVAMFTQPKINVPILGIIENMAYFTPAELPNNKYYLFGENGGKVLAKRNDVPFLGEVPLVQAIREAGDEGIPLAAQEAEGKSLETQSELVTETFKEIAQKLAQSVALRNAEQNPTEAVSLS from the coding sequence ATACAAGTTACAAAAGAAGGAGTTTTAGAAGCACTCTCCACAGTAGATGACCCAGATTTGAAAAAAGATTTGGTAACGTTGGGAATGATAAAAAATATATCTATCGAACAAGAGCCTAGCCGAACCACAGTTCATTTTACAGTTGTTTTGACAACACCTGCCTGCCCTTTGAAGGAACTGATCAGAAATAACTGTGAAAAAGCCATTCATGAAAAGTATGATGAAACAGTTCGTTGTCAGATAGAAATGACTTCAAATGTTACCAGTATCCGAACAGGAAAAATACTTCCAGAAGTAAAAAATATTATTGCTGTTGCCTCTGGAAAAGGTGGTGTTGGAAAATCTACGGTAGCTTCAAATTTAGCTGTTGCGCTTGCTCAAACTGGTGCTAAAGTAGGCTTGATAGATGCCGATATTTTTGGACCTTCTATTCCTACAATGTTTGATTGTGAGACGGCACGCCCTGGTGTTCGTCAAGAAGGAGAGCGTTATATCATCTTGCCTTTTGAAAAGCATGGTGTAAAACTTCTCTCTATCGGATTTCTTGCCCCTCCAGATGATGCGATTGTGTGGCGTGGTCCTATGGCAAGTTCTGCCTTTCGTCAGTTTTTAGCTGATACAGATTGGGGAGAATTAGATTATCTATTCATTGACCTTCCTCCCGGAACGAGCGATATTCATCTCACATTGGTTCAGACTGTGCCTGTAACAGGAGCAGTAATAGTAACTACGCCTCAAAGAGTTGCCCTAGCAGATGCACAAAAAGGAGTGGCAATGTTTACACAACCTAAAATTAATGTTCCTATTTTGGGAATTATAGAAAATATGGCATATTTTACTCCTGCCGAACTTCCAAACAACAAATATTATCTTTTTGGAGAAAATGGAGGAAAAGTGTTGGCAAAGCGCAATGATGTGCCGTTCTTGGGAGAAGTTCCATTAGTACAGGCAATTCGTGAGGCTGGCGATGAAGGCATTCCACTAGCAGCCCAAGAAGCTGAAGGAAAAAGTCTTGAAACTCAGTCAGAACTTGTTACAGAAACATTTAAAGAAATTGCTCAAAAATTGGCACAAAGTGTAGCCCTAAGAAATGCAGAGCAAAATCCAACAGAAGCCGTTTCGCTATCCTAA
- a CDS encoding DUF4184 family protein, whose protein sequence is MPFTFAHPAIVLPFGTIWKRYFSLTALFVGSMTPDFEYFLRLKVRSEYSHTIFGVFWFDLPLGIILCFIFHLFVKKPLFQNLPHFLQTRFKQFINFDFTSYFRYNYVVVIFSVLLGAFSHLFWDAFTHHDGFFVEQFSILQTKSRQEVISVFSIPIFSFPLYKFLQHFSTFVGGITILFWIYKLPKNLEVVCPVSLSYWLSVVGIFVLLFSLRILFMSHLHIGNFIVSGIAFMMLSLILVGLFYKNR, encoded by the coding sequence ATGCCCTTTACTTTTGCTCATCCTGCTATTGTTTTGCCTTTCGGCACTATTTGGAAACGCTATTTTTCACTAACAGCTCTCTTTGTTGGAAGCATGACACCAGATTTTGAGTATTTTTTACGCCTAAAAGTGCGTAGCGAATATTCTCATACCATTTTTGGAGTCTTTTGGTTTGACTTGCCTTTGGGAATTATCCTTTGTTTTATTTTTCACTTGTTTGTAAAAAAGCCCCTTTTTCAAAATCTACCTCATTTTCTACAAACTCGTTTCAAGCAATTTATCAACTTTGATTTTACAAGTTATTTTAGATACAATTATGTAGTTGTTATATTCTCGGTTCTTTTAGGAGCTTTTTCTCATCTATTTTGGGATGCTTTCACACATCACGACGGATTTTTTGTAGAGCAGTTTTCTATTCTGCAAACAAAGAGCAGACAAGAAGTCATTAGTGTTTTTTCTATACCTATATTTTCTTTTCCACTCTATAAATTTTTACAGCACTTTAGTACGTTTGTAGGTGGAATTACGATTTTATTTTGGATATATAAATTGCCAAAAAATTTGGAAGTAGTATGTCCTGTTTCATTAAGTTATTGGCTTTCTGTCGTTGGAATTTTTGTCTTACTTTTTAGCCTTCGTATTTTATTTATGTCTCATTTACATATTGGAAATTTTATTGTCAGTGGCATAGCTTTCATGATGCTTTCGCTCATTTTGGTAGGTCTTTTTTATAAAAACCGATAA